The DNA sequence GATGTTATGTGTGTGGTGTTGTAAGCACCGGCAAAATCAATAATACCCACAACTAGAACCAGCAGCAGAGGTAACGCCATGGCGAACTCAACAAGTTCTGAACCCTCTCTGTTCCGGAAGGTTGGCCGCAGGCGGCCATGGAGCGAAACTGCGCGCGCCGTGCGTCCCTCACCCGGTTCGGAAGCAACTGGTCGGTTATTCTTAATGATTTGCTGGCTCCAGGATGACCGTTTCATTTAGAAAGCTCCTCAAGCAGCCCTCAACCTCCAAGTTCAGGGGCAAGTCGGTTGGCCAGTCGAACCGTCGACAGGCTGATTTTCCATGCGCATCGTCACGCTCGTCGGAATGCTGATCGTGGAAGCGTTTAAGGACGTAAAGGGGATGGCGAGCTGGAGTGGGTACTCAAAGCTGACTTCTATTCCGCATTGCTGAGAGCTCGTGTCGCTCGTTGGATTCATCACCACAGCTTGCTGGCAAAAGGTCTGTTGAACCACATTGTCGTTCGGGTCAAGATGCGATGCGAGAAGTGAGGGCGCAACGTAGTTTGTGAATTCGTAGGTAGGGTTTGAAATACAAGCCGGAGAACTGGTGGTTCCCGCAGAGGTATACGTCTCGGTCATCTGGTTTGCGGGGTTGCAGGTTGCGCAAGAGGGCAGAACAGCATAACGGGCCCCCTCTCGCGCGGCGCGTGTTATTGTTTCGTAGACGTTGTAAGCCCGCCCCAGCCAGACAATCCCAAGGAGCAGCATCAGCAGTATCGGAATGACGAGAGCAGCTTCGATCAGTTCAGCGCCGGAATTCTCCCGACATTCTCTCATAAACCGGGTGTTGAGGCAGCCCGGGATGCCACGGAAAGCGACCATCTCCCCTTACCTTTCAGCTGGCCGGGAAGCACGAAAAACAGGACTGATTTCGGGATGGCTAGTCTTAAAAACCACTCCCGA is a window from the Acidobacteriota bacterium genome containing:
- a CDS encoding pilus assembly protein, with product MVAFRGIPGCLNTRFMRECRENSGAELIEAALVIPILLMLLLGIVWLGRAYNVYETITRAAREGARYAVLPSCATCNPANQMTETYTSAGTTSSPACISNPTYEFTNYVAPSLLASHLDPNDNVVQQTFCQQAVVMNPTSDTSSQQCGIEVSFEYPLQLAIPFTSLNASTISIPTSVTMRMENQPVDGSTGQPTCP